The following nucleotide sequence is from Tolumonas lignilytica.
GCAGAAATACAGGCCGATGGCCGGGTGATGACGGCAGAAGGTCGAGATGTCACCGCACCATTTGTCAAAGGTGCAGAGCAAGCCCTGGCCGTATGTCAGCAACAGAAAATCAAATACGCCTTGTTGAAAGAAAGCAGCCCCTCTTGTGGCAGCACCAACATTTATGATGGTCATTTCCGGGGTAAAAAAATTGCCGGAGAAGGCGTGACGACGCATTTACTTAAAACACATCACGTCCAAGTGTTCTCGGAAACGCAGATAGATGAAATGTTCAATTCACTGTAATTACAATACGGTGAACCACCCTTCAAGCCCCTCATTTTTGAGGGGTTTTTATTTTCCGGCTATTCCAAAATAAAACTTGCCTTCTCTATATTCTTAACGATAATCATTCTCATTATTCATTAAGAGTGACTATCGCTTGAGGTGTTCATGTTTTTTGTCCCGTTCCTGATCATGTTCCGTGAAGGGTTGGAAGCTGCCCTGATCGTGAGTCTGATTGCTGGCTATCTGCAACAAACCCAGCGTCAGCAGTGGTTACGCATTGTCTGGATCGGTGTGCTTCTGGCTTGTCTGCTTTGTCTGGGCTTGGGTTGGTGGCTCAACCAGACGTCCGGCGAATTTCCACAAAAAGAACAGGAACTGTTTGAAGGTCTCGTCGCCGCCGTGGCAGTGCTGGTGCTCACCTGGATGGTATTCTGGATGCGCCGCGCAGCACAATCGGTAAAAACACAGTTGCAGGATGCGGTCGATCAGGCACTGAACCATCAGGCCGGGCCAGGCTGGGCGCTGGTGTGCATGGTGTTTTTTGCTGTGGCCCGTGAAGGGCTGGAATCGGTCTTTTTCCTGCTGGCCGCCTTTCAGCAAGAGGTCGGCATTGAGGCACCCATCGGCGCACTCACCGGTCTGTGCGCCGCCATCGTGACCGGAGGCATGATCTACTGGGGGGGCGTCAAACTACCCTTGCAGCAATTCTTCCGCTGGACAGCCCTGTTTATGCTGTTGGTGGCAGCCGGTCTGGCGGCCGCAAGCATTCGGGCGTTCCATGAAGCCGGGATCTGGAATCACTTCCAGAACATTGCCTTTGATTTAAGTAACGTACTTTCCACTCATACCTTAGTCGGCACCCTGCTGGAAAGTTTGTTCGGTTATCAGGAAACGCCTTCCGTCAGCGAAGTGGCTGTTTATCTGATCTATCTGATCCCGGCGCTGGGTCTGTTTTTCCGCAGACCGCCTCGCGTTTCCTCATCCTCCCCGGCGGTGTGTTCAGCCTCATCGTCACTCAACGAATAATCACCATAGGAAGAACC
It contains:
- a CDS encoding DUF523 domain-containing protein — translated: MNTPKILVSACLLGCPVRYDGQSKPVIHPLLQRWQANGWIIPFCPEQAGGLPTPRPPAEIQADGRVMTAEGRDVTAPFVKGAEQALAVCQQQKIKYALLKESSPSCGSTNIYDGHFRGKKIAGEGVTTHLLKTHHVQVFSETQIDEMFNSL
- the efeU gene encoding iron uptake transporter permease EfeU; its protein translation is MFFVPFLIMFREGLEAALIVSLIAGYLQQTQRQQWLRIVWIGVLLACLLCLGLGWWLNQTSGEFPQKEQELFEGLVAAVAVLVLTWMVFWMRRAAQSVKTQLQDAVDQALNHQAGPGWALVCMVFFAVAREGLESVFFLLAAFQQEVGIEAPIGALTGLCAAIVTGGMIYWGGVKLPLQQFFRWTALFMLLVAAGLAAASIRAFHEAGIWNHFQNIAFDLSNVLSTHTLVGTLLESLFGYQETPSVSEVAVYLIYLIPALGLFFRRPPRVSSSSPAVCSASSSLNE